One genomic region from Candidatus Woesearchaeota archaeon encodes:
- a CDS encoding nucleoside monophosphate kinase has protein sequence MVEEENKKLAIILLGAPGSGKGTQGEILEKSIGFKRYVMSDLIKKELKPGSQIGEKIKKGILLGDSDIFKTFREGFKSEKEIIIDGVPRTLDQAYWLYGFLMRHEYEIKLVFFNVDEKKLVKRITSRVYCPKCHRGYNTLLKKPKKEGICDFDSEKLIQREDDTKKIFGERLKIFDDVRNAILNVYEGEIINVDGDSGIDKVSQDLLKKIVVR, from the coding sequence ATGGTGGAAGAGGAAAATAAAAAATTAGCAATAATATTACTTGGGGCTCCAGGTAGTGGAAAAGGAACACAAGGAGAAATCTTAGAGAAGAGTATTGGTTTTAAGAGATATGTTATGAGTGATTTAATTAAGAAAGAATTAAAACCAGGTTCTCAGATTGGTGAGAAAATTAAAAAAGGAATACTTCTTGGTGATTCAGATATTTTTAAAACTTTTAGGGAAGGATTTAAGTCAGAAAAAGAAATCATTATTGATGGAGTTCCTAGAACACTTGATCAGGCTTATTGGCTTTATGGTTTTTTAATGAGACATGAGTATGAAATTAAATTGGTTTTCTTTAATGTTGATGAGAAAAAATTAGTTAAGAGAATTACTTCTAGAGTTTATTGTCCAAAGTGTCATAGAGGTTACAATACTCTTTTGAAGAAACCTAAAAAAGAAGGGATTTGTGATTTTGATTCTGAGAAACTTATTCAAAGAGAAGATGATACAAAGAAGATTTTTGGTGAGAGACTTAAAATTTTTGATGATGTAAGAAATGCAATTCTTAATGTTTATGAGGGAGAAATTATTAATGTTGATGGAGATTCAGGAATTGATAAAGTTAGCCAAGATTTACTTAAAAAAATTGTTGTTAGATAG
- a CDS encoding MBL fold metallo-hydrolase yields the protein MRSFALASGSSGNCYYVETDKVKILVDVGLSFKKIKEILDSRGVEVEDIDYIFITHEHSDHASGLPMFLKNVKNVKILLSQGTYDGLKLKLENYEIIKNHQIVTLEDLKTFVVEKPHDTIEAMSFVFENNGMKVGIFTDIGYIGDEIKHILKSLNVVYFEANYCQSVIKNNSDLNYNYVNRLTSDEGHLGLDECCDVLKNVTFDSQKIILSHISTNTNFYENAYVKVKNSLKEVGLFPEIFVSFQGEATDWF from the coding sequence ATGAGAAGTTTTGCTTTGGCCTCAGGGTCTTCAGGAAATTGTTATTATGTTGAAACAGATAAAGTTAAAATTTTAGTTGATGTAGGTTTAAGTTTTAAGAAGATTAAAGAGATTTTAGATTCAAGAGGTGTTGAAGTTGAAGATATTGATTATATTTTTATTACTCATGAGCATAGCGATCATGCTTCCGGGTTGCCTATGTTTTTGAAAAATGTTAAGAATGTGAAGATTTTATTGTCTCAAGGAACATATGATGGATTGAAGTTAAAACTTGAGAATTATGAGATTATCAAGAATCATCAAATAGTTACTTTAGAAGATTTGAAAACATTTGTTGTTGAAAAACCTCATGATACAATAGAAGCAATGTCTTTTGTTTTTGAAAACAATGGGATGAAGGTTGGAATTTTTACAGATATTGGTTATATTGGTGATGAGATTAAACATATTTTGAAGAGTTTAAATGTTGTTTATTTTGAGGCTAATTATTGTCAGAGTGTTATAAAAAATAATAGTGATTTAAATTATAATTATGTTAATCGGCTTACTTCTGATGAAGGGCATTTGGGGCTTGATGAGTGTTGCGATGTTTTGAAGAATGTAACTTTTGATTCGCAAAAAATTATTTTATCACATATTTCTACGAATACTAATTTTTATGAAAATGCTTATGTTAAAGTTAAAAATAGTTTAAAAGAAGTTGGATTGTTTCCAGAAATTTTTGTTAGTTTTCAAGGAGAAGCTACAGATTGGTTTTAA
- the secY gene encoding preprotein translocase subunit SecY encodes MSFYRNLLLHIPEVRGPEKKQSLKNRMLWTFGILILFLFLASVPLFGVDATQASYFKHLELLLGAKIGTLLTLGIGPIVMGSIVLQLLKGAGILKFDMNSEEGKFIYAGTHKLVTFVFIIVESLAYVAFGGIAAKSPEFFWVVVIQLGLGALIVFYMDEVVKKWGFGSGVSLFIAAGIAQAVFTQMFSPYSVTGVLAWPFGSEAPIGSLIALFYYLRIAEIALLFTEVLIPVGITVLLFFVIVFFQSINVEIPLSFGKVRGQSIKWPLNFFYSGVIPIILISALAANLRLWSTLLMNFVGENTSGFAYFVSKYLLGQVTATGTPTSGIINWIYPLTLTDHLSTILSFDVWPHMLSYMIYMVVGATVFSYFWVQTSGMDSRSQAKQIINSGLQIPGFRKDERIIERVLDRYIVPLTIMGGIGIGLLAFTADTLSALTSGTGILLLVMIIYQMYQQLARESMDDFALLKKVMRK; translated from the coding sequence ATGTCGTTTTATAGAAATCTGTTATTACACATTCCAGAGGTTAGAGGACCTGAGAAAAAACAGTCTTTGAAAAATCGAATGCTTTGGACATTTGGTATTTTAATTTTGTTTCTTTTTTTAGCTTCCGTGCCTTTGTTTGGAGTTGATGCTACTCAAGCATCGTATTTTAAGCATTTAGAGCTGTTATTAGGAGCAAAGATTGGAACTTTGCTAACATTAGGTATTGGTCCTATAGTTATGGGTTCAATTGTTTTACAATTGCTTAAAGGAGCAGGAATTTTAAAGTTTGATATGAATTCAGAAGAAGGTAAATTTATTTATGCTGGAACTCATAAACTTGTTACATTTGTGTTTATTATTGTTGAATCTTTAGCATATGTTGCTTTTGGAGGTATTGCCGCCAAATCGCCCGAGTTTTTTTGGGTGGTCGTAATTCAATTAGGGCTTGGTGCACTTATCGTATTTTATATGGACGAAGTTGTTAAAAAATGGGGTTTTGGTTCAGGAGTTTCATTATTTATTGCTGCAGGAATTGCGCAAGCAGTTTTTACACAGATGTTTAGTCCATATAGTGTAACCGGAGTTTTGGCTTGGCCTTTTGGTTCTGAAGCGCCAATTGGTAGTCTGATTGCATTGTTTTATTATTTAAGAATTGCTGAGATTGCATTATTATTCACAGAAGTTTTAATTCCTGTTGGAATTACAGTTTTACTTTTCTTTGTGATTGTATTTTTTCAATCAATTAATGTTGAGATTCCACTGTCTTTTGGTAAGGTTAGAGGACAGAGCATTAAATGGCCACTAAATTTCTTTTATTCAGGAGTAATTCCAATCATTTTAATTTCAGCTCTTGCGGCTAATTTAAGATTATGGTCAACTCTTTTGATGAATTTTGTTGGTGAGAATACTTCAGGTTTTGCCTATTTTGTGTCTAAATATCTTTTAGGACAAGTAACTGCTACAGGAACACCAACTTCTGGAATTATTAATTGGATTTATCCTTTAACTTTGACTGATCATTTGAGTACGATTCTTTCATTTGATGTGTGGCCTCATATGCTTTCATATATGATTTATATGGTTGTAGGAGCTACAGTTTTTTCATATTTTTGGGTTCAAACTTCAGGTATGGATTCAAGGTCTCAAGCTAAGCAAATTATTAATTCAGGTTTACAAATTCCAGGATTTAGAAAGGATGAGAGAATTATTGAGAGAGTTTTAGATAGATATATTGTACCTTTAACTATTATGGGTGGAATTGGTATTGGTCTTTTAGCTTTTACTGCTGATACTTTATCAGCACTTACTTCAGGAACAGGTATTTTACTTTTAGTTATGATTATTTATCAAATGTATCAACAATTAGCAAGAGAGTCTATGGATGATTTTGCTTTATTGAAGAAAGTTATGAGAAAGTAA
- a CDS encoding AAA family ATPase: MIIAISGSVGVGKTTIAKELSKKLSFEIIHLNDWAKEFMIEEVKELQTFDFNVEGLIHKVNQYISNNLSKNIIFEGHFAHFINPELVDFLFVITRNLKELGAEYEKREYNEQKIKDNLEVESFNLCFYEGIEEGYEEEKQIFVIENSKSLEKILVEIEYLIKR, translated from the coding sequence ATGATTATTGCGATTTCAGGAAGTGTTGGTGTTGGAAAAACAACTATTGCAAAAGAACTTTCTAAAAAATTAAGTTTTGAGATTATTCATTTGAATGATTGGGCAAAGGAGTTTATGATTGAAGAAGTTAAAGAACTTCAAACTTTTGATTTTAATGTTGAGGGTCTTATTCATAAGGTTAATCAATATATTTCTAATAATTTGAGTAAGAATATTATTTTTGAAGGACATTTTGCGCATTTTATTAATCCTGAATTAGTTGATTTTTTGTTTGTGATTACAAGAAATTTAAAGGAATTGGGCGCAGAGTATGAGAAAAGAGAGTATAATGAACAAAAAATTAAAGATAATTTAGAAGTAGAGAGTTTTAATTTGTGTTTTTATGAAGGAATTGAAGAGGGTTATGAAGAGGAAAAACAGATTTTTGTTATTGAAAATTCTAAGAGTTTAGAGAAGATTTTGGTTGAGATTGAATATTTAATTAAAAGATAA
- a CDS encoding tripartite tricarboxylate transporter permease, whose product MEIPILIIPIILGILFGTLTGLIPGLHINMIASLIIVNLASLLIYFNKTEISILVLTMSITHTFVDFIPSIVFGIPSEDTALSVLPAHRLTLEGKAYQALFLSSIGSLASIIFLILIGPIFFLTIQSIYPIFQKITPYLLLITILILILTEKTISKIFWAIIITLFAAGLGIIALNSPHSKQPLLILFSGIFGISTLLYSLKSNEKIPKQDLTIKFKADKNFFKSIFIGGISASFCSITPGIGNSQAATLSTLFFKKINTELFIVTLGIINTTNFILSILTFYLINRARNGAIIAISQIQTTISQNQLILFLIITILISIIAFFLTLKLGKILIQIFTKINQKKFNIIIILSLTILIISITNFFSTLILIASISLGTLCIHLNIKRVHLMNVLIIPIVINLI is encoded by the coding sequence ATGGAAATTCCAATATTAATTATCCCTATAATTCTTGGAATCTTATTTGGCACTTTAACAGGTTTAATCCCTGGACTCCATATTAACATGATAGCTTCTCTGATAATTGTAAATTTAGCTTCTCTTCTTATATATTTTAATAAAACCGAAATATCAATATTAGTTTTAACAATGTCAATAACTCACACTTTTGTAGATTTCATCCCCTCAATAGTATTTGGAATCCCTAGTGAAGACACTGCTCTAAGCGTTTTGCCCGCACATAGATTAACTCTAGAGGGCAAAGCATACCAAGCACTATTTTTAAGCTCCATAGGGAGTCTAGCATCAATTATATTCTTAATTCTAATTGGACCAATATTCTTTTTAACAATACAATCAATATATCCTATATTTCAAAAAATTACACCATACTTACTATTAATAACAATTCTAATTTTAATTCTCACAGAAAAAACTATCTCAAAAATATTTTGGGCAATTATCATAACACTCTTTGCAGCAGGACTAGGAATAATAGCATTAAATTCTCCACATTCAAAACAACCTCTATTGATCTTATTTAGTGGAATTTTTGGAATCTCAACTCTCCTCTACAGTCTAAAATCTAATGAAAAAATACCCAAACAAGATTTAACAATAAAATTTAAAGCAGACAAAAACTTTTTCAAATCAATATTTATTGGAGGAATAAGTGCATCTTTTTGTTCAATAACTCCAGGAATTGGAAACTCTCAAGCAGCAACTCTCTCAACTCTGTTTTTCAAAAAAATTAATACAGAACTATTCATAGTAACTCTGGGAATAATTAATACGACAAATTTCATATTAAGCATATTAACATTCTATTTAATTAACAGAGCAAGAAATGGAGCAATAATTGCCATCTCGCAAATTCAAACAACAATTTCTCAAAACCAATTAATACTCTTCCTAATCATAACAATACTAATCTCAATTATAGCATTCTTTCTAACATTAAAACTTGGAAAAATATTAATACAAATATTTACAAAAATAAATCAAAAAAAATTCAACATAATAATAATTTTATCATTAACAATTCTCATTATATCAATCACAAATTTTTTCTCAACACTAATACTGATAGCATCAATTTCTCTTGGAACTCTATGCATTCATTTAAACATAAAACGAGTTCATCTAATGAATGTACTAATAATACCAATAGTAATTAATTTGATATAA